From one Leifsonia sp. Root1293 genomic stretch:
- the gabT gene encoding 4-aminobutyrate--2-oxoglutarate transaminase, translating into MTLVESAPPSALTGGPSLPQERRLVTSIPGPKSIELMSRKTEAVAAGVGATIPVFTAAAGGGVVVDVDGNSLIDLGSGIAVTGVGNSNPRVVAAVAEQLERFTHTCFTVAPYDSYVEVAEALNRLTPGDFPKRSALFNSGAEAVENAVKIARHYTRKQAVVAFDHAYHGRTNLTMGLTAKNQPYKNGFGPFAPEIYRAPLSYPFRDGGLDGVEAAERAILQIEKQIGTENLAALIIEPIQGEGGFIVPADGFLPTLLAWTRANGVVFIADEVQTGFGRTGQWFASNAEGIVPDIIVTAKGIAGGLPLSAVTGRAEMMDAAQVGGLGGTYAGSPIACAAALATIDAYENDGLIERAAAIGDVLLGRLGELAAADARIGDVRGRGAMVAIELVDPTTGAPDAALTGRVAGAAHKAGVIVLTCGTYGNVIRFLPPLTIGDELLLEGLGVIAEALAADTGAVAA; encoded by the coding sequence ATGACCCTCGTCGAATCCGCGCCACCGTCTGCCCTCACCGGCGGCCCGAGCCTGCCCCAGGAGCGTCGTCTCGTCACCTCCATCCCGGGCCCCAAGTCGATCGAGCTGATGAGCCGCAAGACCGAGGCCGTCGCGGCCGGCGTCGGCGCCACCATTCCGGTGTTCACCGCTGCGGCCGGCGGGGGAGTCGTGGTCGACGTCGACGGCAACTCCCTCATCGACCTCGGCAGCGGCATCGCCGTCACCGGCGTCGGCAACTCCAACCCACGCGTCGTCGCCGCCGTCGCCGAGCAGCTCGAGCGCTTCACCCACACCTGCTTCACCGTTGCCCCCTACGACTCCTACGTCGAGGTGGCCGAGGCGCTCAACCGCCTCACGCCCGGCGACTTCCCCAAGCGCAGCGCGCTGTTCAACTCCGGCGCCGAGGCCGTCGAGAACGCCGTGAAGATCGCGCGCCACTACACGCGCAAGCAGGCCGTCGTGGCCTTCGACCACGCCTACCACGGGCGCACCAACCTGACGATGGGCCTCACGGCCAAGAACCAGCCGTACAAGAACGGCTTCGGTCCCTTCGCCCCGGAGATCTACCGCGCCCCGCTCTCCTACCCCTTCCGTGACGGCGGTCTCGACGGCGTGGAGGCGGCCGAGCGCGCCATTCTGCAGATCGAGAAGCAGATCGGCACCGAGAACCTCGCGGCGCTCATCATCGAGCCCATCCAGGGCGAGGGCGGATTCATCGTGCCGGCAGACGGCTTCCTCCCCACGCTTCTGGCCTGGACCCGCGCCAACGGCGTCGTGTTCATCGCCGACGAGGTGCAGACGGGCTTCGGCCGCACCGGGCAATGGTTCGCCAGCAACGCCGAGGGCATCGTTCCCGACATCATCGTGACAGCGAAGGGCATCGCAGGCGGCCTCCCGCTCTCGGCTGTCACCGGTCGCGCCGAGATGATGGACGCGGCCCAGGTCGGCGGCCTCGGCGGCACGTACGCCGGCAGCCCCATCGCCTGCGCTGCCGCCCTCGCCACCATCGACGCCTATGAGAACGACGGCCTCATCGAGCGCGCCGCCGCCATTGGCGACGTGCTCCTCGGCCGGCTCGGCGAGCTCGCCGCAGCCGACGCCCGCATCGGCGACGTACGCGGTCGGGGCGCGATGGTCGCCATCGAGCTCGTCGACCCCACGACTGGGGCTCCGGATGCAGCGCTCACCGGCCGCGTCGCCGGGGCGGCCCACAAGGCGGGCGTCATCGTGCTCACCTGCGGCACCTACGGCAACGTGATCAGGTTCCTCCCACCACTCACGATCGGCGACGAGCTGCTCCTCGAGGGGCTCGGCGTCATCGCCGAAGCGCTCGCAGCCGACACAGGGGCGGTCGCAGCATGA